Genomic window (Spirosoma sp. KCTC 42546):
TAAAGGCTTCAAAAATGACACGCAGGCCAATGCCTTGCTGGCCGCTCATTACCACAATGGCTGGAAATTACCGGTTGTTTAGGGGATTTTATCCCACCCTAACCCCTTCCCTGAAAAGGTGAGTTTTACCCATAAGTCGGAGGTTTAGGTGGTAAGTGTTCGTTCTTTGATATATTGTATCCATCTGCAAACGATCTGGAAATGCAGATAGCCTTTCCAGATCGTTTGCCATCCCGGTGGACTGCTATGGTGTACGCCCTGATGACCCACCAATCGAGCCAGGAGTTGCCAAAACCAGCCTACGCTGTTGACCACTAAATCGCCCTGCCCATGCGTACTCAGATACGGACGACTTAATACACTGGCCACTCGTTGCCCACCAGCATCCTGCCAGTCCATACCCTGGCTGGCCGTCGAGGGCTGACTCTGATGGCGCAACCGCAACAACCGGATGGCCTCAGACTTAACAAACGGATACTGTTAGGGAGGCCACCACCTAATCGAAGTCGCGGCTTTCAATGCCACAGCCCGTTTTGAGACACTTGTGGAAGTCTTCGCAGGTGCGCCAGCGATGGGTATAAATGTCCACTGGCTCCACCCCATCAGCCAGCGTACTAACCCTAACATTGGTGACCAGACACCAACGAGTAGGGGACTCATCAGCCACCGCATCTGGTGGAGCTAAGTCGACCAGCCAACGGGCCTTCTCAATCTGATGGAGCTCTAGGTTGGCCCACTTAAGGGCACATAACCGCTGGTGAAGTTGCCCCTTGCTGTCGCCGATGGGCCGGTAAAGCTGGTGTCGGCGGGTTGCTGGGCCAACTAAGCCGATACACTCATAGACGTGTCGGCTAGTTGGGGCTGGGAGCCCCCGGTCACCACAACCGCCTGATGATGGCTGAGCGCATAGTGGTACCAGGCTATGGCACACTCCGAATCGGCCACCTACAGGATGTGAAAGCCTGTCCGACGCTCAAAATGGCGGGCGAAGTCCAGGGCTTCGATCCACTTGTAACTTTCTTTTCCGCGAAGGGGGGCTGTTTACGGGCGTGGTGTTTGCCAAACTCGGTTCGATCTCGCTGAATCACTTGCTCAACGGGCAGTCCCAGGGGCACAAACTCGCCATGGGTCAGTAAGCCCTGATGAAGCAAAAGCCCGTTGTCATCGGCGTTTTGCATCAAGCTTACACCCATGAAAGCGGGCCACTGTGGTATCCTGAAACAGCTAGTGCTCTTTAGCGGTTTTTGGCTGTCGGCTGGCCCAGTCGACTACTCCATCCGGGTAGGCTTTGCTCATGGCTTTGGGGGTAAGTTTAGGGCTGTTGACCAACCAATAGAAGGCTTTGAGTTGGGCGCTTTGCTTGAAAAGCCGAGGCAATGACTGCCCGCAATCGCGGTGCATCAACTGAGTCTGCAGTTGTTGGCAGCGTCGGTCGAGCCGTTTATCCCCTACTTTATAGTGCTGCATCTGGCAGGCAAGGCCGTCCTCAAGTTGCCTCCACGAGCTAGATACAATATATCAAAGAACGGATAGTTTATGCCCAAAAGCCCCGACTTGTGGGTAAAACTCACCGCTCAAGGGGAGGGGTTGGGTAAAACGCCACGGATCTGTAAATATCCCTACATTCTCACGTTCTCGCTTGGCTTTGTCGACCGAGAACGTGAGATGAGTGATTAGGATATGATGGATCAAGTTGGCTAACTGCCTCTATGTTACCGATAGTAAATTATTCTCAAATAACGCTCCTGCCTGAGACGAAGATACATTCATTTAGCTTCGTCTCAGGCAGGAGCGTTTTTAATAGACGCATTTTCTTACTATCCAGCCAACACTAGCTGAAGTATTCCCCCACAGATTTACAGCAGTTGCCTACCGTTGAGCAGAGCGATTAATTCGCTCATGCGTTCGATCTGTCCATAGCCATTACCGGCCACAGCGATCTGCTCGTGCAATGCAGTCGTATAAAAGGGTACGTAAATGGCGTTCGCACCGATATTCACGACCGGCAGCACATCGGACTTAAGCGAATTGCCGATCATTAGAAACTCGGCTGGCTGCAATCTGTAGCGTTTGAGTAGCTGTTGGTAAGTCAGCTCATTTTTTTCGCTAACAATCTCGACATGGTCGAAATAATGCCCGATACCCGAACGGGCCAGCTTGCTTTCCTGATCCAGCAGATCACCTTTGGTCAGTACCATCAATGGATAGGCTCCGCTGAGTTGGCGCAGGGTTTCCTCGACCCCATCGAGTAGATCAATCCGGTACTGGAGCAAATACTTGCCCTGGTCAATGAGCTGCTGAATTTCCCGGCCCAGCACCTGTCCCTCCGTTAGCAGAATGGCTACTTCGATCATCGATAAGATGAATCCTTTGGCTCCGTAGCCCATCAGGGCAATGTTTTGGCTCTGTACGGCAATTAGGGCTGCATCGAGCTGATCGGGGGTGCCGTATTGAGCTAAAAACGTTCGCAGGTCTCGCTCAACGTCGTCGAACAGAGGCTGATTGGCCCACAGTGTATCGTCAGCATCGAAGGCAATCAGTTTAAGGTTTTCTTTAGCTATGTTCATAGTTTGGGCTTATTGGGCCGGTATCTGTTGGGGCGCCAACGCGTGGTATCGCTTTTGCAGTTGAAACAGTAGGTCCTGCTTTAATTGATTGGGGATAAAGGCCGCTAGCAGGGCCTGGCGATTGGTCGCGTAAAAATCAGCAATGTCCCAGCCAAACGTTTGTTGCATCTTTTGATACTCTTCACTCAAGCTAACGTTGACGATGGTTCGAGCATCGGTATTGAGGTTAAGTGCCACACCCGCCCGGTAGAGTTTGTCCACCGGATGCTGGGCATACGTATCGTACAGGTCGATCTGCACATTACAGGTTGGACAAACTTCGAGGTGAATCTGGTGCTTCTTCAGGTGCGCCACTAACTGGGGATCTTCGATGCTACGGACGCCATGGCCGATCCGGCTGGGGCCAAAATATGCCAACGTTTCCCAGACACTCGACGGCCCTTTCGCTTCCCCCGCGTGAGCCGTGCAGAAAAGACCGTGCTGTCTGGCATACTCAAATGCGTTCACATGCGCGGCAATAGGGAAGCCCGCTTCGTCGGCGGCAATGTCGAAGCCTGTTACGTGCGTGTCCTTAAACTGCTCGACCAGTCGCACCGTTTCCATACTTTGGGCTTCGGTATAGTGACGCAGGGTACAGAGTATCAGTCGGGCTTCGATGCCCGTTTCCCGCACGGCCTGCGCCGTAGCCGCTTCCGTATAATGAACCACCTCTTCCGGAGTAAGGCCTTTCTCCAGATGTTGAAGGGGGGCAAAGCGCAGTTCAGCATAGAGCACATGATCGGCCGCTAATTGCTTAAATAAATCCCGCACCACCAATTTCAGTTGCTCGGGTGTTTGCATCAACTCAATGCCCTTGGGAGCCCGTGTCAGAAAATCGGCCAAATTGTGGCACTTAGCCGGGGCAATGAACTCCTCCTGATATTGGGCTTCGGTAATGGTTGGGTCAATAGCATTAACCACGTTGTAGCTTAGGGAGCAATCCAGATGCAGATGCAGTTCAACTTTAGGTAAGGCTTTA
Coding sequences:
- a CDS encoding transposase DNA-binding-containing protein; this translates as MQHYKVGDKRLDRRCQQLQTQLMHRDCGQSLPRLFKQSAQLKAFYWLVNSPKLTPKAMSKAYPDGVVDWASRQPKTAKEH
- a CDS encoding HAD family hydrolase produces the protein MNIAKENLKLIAFDADDTLWANQPLFDDVERDLRTFLAQYGTPDQLDAALIAVQSQNIALMGYGAKGFILSMIEVAILLTEGQVLGREIQQLIDQGKYLLQYRIDLLDGVEETLRQLSGAYPLMVLTKGDLLDQESKLARSGIGHYFDHVEIVSEKNELTYQQLLKRYRLQPAEFLMIGNSLKSDVLPVVNIGANAIYVPFYTTALHEQIAVAGNGYGQIERMSELIALLNGRQLL
- the add gene encoding adenosine deaminase, producing the protein MDIKALPKVELHLHLDCSLSYNVVNAIDPTITEAQYQEEFIAPAKCHNLADFLTRAPKGIELMQTPEQLKLVVRDLFKQLAADHVLYAELRFAPLQHLEKGLTPEEVVHYTEAATAQAVRETGIEARLILCTLRHYTEAQSMETVRLVEQFKDTHVTGFDIAADEAGFPIAAHVNAFEYARQHGLFCTAHAGEAKGPSSVWETLAYFGPSRIGHGVRSIEDPQLVAHLKKHQIHLEVCPTCNVQIDLYDTYAQHPVDKLYRAGVALNLNTDARTIVNVSLSEEYQKMQQTFGWDIADFYATNRQALLAAFIPNQLKQDLLFQLQKRYHALAPQQIPAQ